A window of Xyrauchen texanus isolate HMW12.3.18 chromosome 10, RBS_HiC_50CHRs, whole genome shotgun sequence contains these coding sequences:
- the LOC127650661 gene encoding epsilon-sarcoglycan-like isoform X3: MASVSVFVWLIVALIVRSANGIHGQIRALIDSKQRSVSQSGVITILSKSHADRNVYPSAGVLFVHVLEREYFKGEFPPYPKAGDASNDPITFNTNLKGYPDRPGWLRYIQRTPHSDGVLYGSPTAEHVGKPTIIEITAYNRRTFETARHNLVINIMSTEAEFPLPYQAEFFIKNINIEEMLASEVLGDFLGAVKNVWQPERLNAINITSALDRGGRVPLPINDLKEGVYVMVGADVQFSSCLREVETPQNQLRCSQEMDPFISCDKKFRAQFNIDWCKISLVDITKVVPVYSNRPDPGTGVLPDIGEYNPPPESLKSRDYFADFLITLAAPSAVALVLFIILGYSMCCRREGVIQLVHHSSIQKSTKELRNMSKNREISWPLSTLPVFHPVSGEVVPPIHPDNYETTSMPLMQTQTNLQNQIQIPQQQTSGDNYCMSTFRRLEVNGIPEERKVAEALNL; the protein is encoded by the exons ATGGCCTCGGTCAGCGTTTTCGTGTGGCTCATAGTGG CCCTAATTGTTCGTTCTGCCAATGGCATACACGGTCAAATCCGGGCTTTAATCGACTCCAAACAGAGATCTGTGTCGCAGAGTGGCG TGATAACCATCCTGAGTAAGTCACACGCAGACCGCAATGTTTATCCTTCTGCCGGAGTGCTTTTCGTTCATGTGCTTGAGAGAGAATACTTTAAAGGGGAGTTCCCACCTTATCCAAAAGCAG gTGATGCCAGTAATGACCCAATCACATTTAACACCAACCTAAAAGGCTATCCGGACAGGCCTGGATGGCTGCGGTACATTCAGAGAACGCCACATAGTGACGGCGTACTCTATGGCTCACCAACTGCTGAGCATGTGGGCAAGCCAACCATCATAGAG ATTACCGCATATAACAGACGTACTTTTGAAACCGCCAGGCACAACTTGGTCATAAACATCATGTCTACCGAAG CAGAATTTCCCCTGCCCTATCAGGCTGAGTTCTTCATCAAGAACATAAATATTGAAGAGATGTTGGCCAGTGAGGTGTTGGGAGATTTCCTCGGTGCTGTAAAGAATGTGTGGCAGCCAGAGAGGCTCAATGCCATCAATATCACTTCAGCACTGGACAGGGGCGGACGAGTCCCCTTACCCATCAATGACCTAAAAGAGGG CGTGTATGTGATGGTGGGAGCAGATGTGCAGTTCTCATCATGTCTGCGAGAGGTGGAGACTCCACAAAACCAGCTGCGATGCAGTCAGGAGATGGACCCCTTCATCAGTTGCGACAAGAAGTTCAGAGCTCAGTTCAACATCGACTGGTGCAAGATCTCTCTG GTGGACATCACTAAGGTAGTTCCAGTGTACAGTAATCGCCCAGACCCGGGCACGGGAGTGCTACCGGACATCGGAGAGTACAACCCGCCTCCTGAATCACTGAAAAGTAGGGACTATTTTGCCGACTTCCTGATCACACTGGCTGCACCTTCGGCTGTTGCCCTGGTACTCTTCATCATCCTTGGCTATTCCATGTGCTGCCGACGGGAAGGGGT TATACAGCTGGTTCACCACAGCTCCATTCAGAAGTCTACTAAGGAGCTTCGCAACATGTCTAAGAACAGGGAGATCTCTTGGCCTCTCTCAACACTGCCAGTCTTTCACCCTGTGAGCGGAGAGGTGGTGCCGCCCATCCACCCCGACAACTACGAGACCACCAGTATGCCACTCATGCAGACGCAGAC aaaTCTTCAAAATCAGATTCAAATACCACAGCAGCAGACTTCTG GAGATAATTATTGTATGTCGACTTTTCGGAGATTAGAG GTAAATGGTATTCCTGAGGAGAGGAAGGTGGCAGAAGCTTTAAACCTGTGA
- the LOC127650661 gene encoding epsilon-sarcoglycan-like isoform X5: protein MASVSVFVWLIVALIVRSANGIHGQIRALIDSKQRSVSQSGVITILSKSHADRNVYPSAGVLFVHVLEREYFKGEFPPYPKAGDASNDPITFNTNLKGYPDRPGWLRYIQRTPHSDGVLYGSPTAEHVGKPTIIEITAYNRRTFETARHNLVINIMSTEAEFPLPYQAEFFIKNINIEEMLASEVLGDFLGAVKNVWQPERLNAINITSALDRGGRVPLPINDLKEGVYVMVGADVQFSSCLREVETPQNQLRCSQEMDPFISCDKKFRAQFNIDWCKISLVDITKVVPVYSNRPDPGTGVLPDIGEYNPPPESLKSRDYFADFLITLAAPSAVALVLFIILGYSMCCRREGVKKRNMQTPDIQLVHHSSIQKSTKELRNMSKNREISWPLSTLPVFHPVSGEVVPPIHPDNYETTSMPLMQTQTNLQNQIQIPQQQTSGKWYS, encoded by the exons ATGGCCTCGGTCAGCGTTTTCGTGTGGCTCATAGTGG CCCTAATTGTTCGTTCTGCCAATGGCATACACGGTCAAATCCGGGCTTTAATCGACTCCAAACAGAGATCTGTGTCGCAGAGTGGCG TGATAACCATCCTGAGTAAGTCACACGCAGACCGCAATGTTTATCCTTCTGCCGGAGTGCTTTTCGTTCATGTGCTTGAGAGAGAATACTTTAAAGGGGAGTTCCCACCTTATCCAAAAGCAG gTGATGCCAGTAATGACCCAATCACATTTAACACCAACCTAAAAGGCTATCCGGACAGGCCTGGATGGCTGCGGTACATTCAGAGAACGCCACATAGTGACGGCGTACTCTATGGCTCACCAACTGCTGAGCATGTGGGCAAGCCAACCATCATAGAG ATTACCGCATATAACAGACGTACTTTTGAAACCGCCAGGCACAACTTGGTCATAAACATCATGTCTACCGAAG CAGAATTTCCCCTGCCCTATCAGGCTGAGTTCTTCATCAAGAACATAAATATTGAAGAGATGTTGGCCAGTGAGGTGTTGGGAGATTTCCTCGGTGCTGTAAAGAATGTGTGGCAGCCAGAGAGGCTCAATGCCATCAATATCACTTCAGCACTGGACAGGGGCGGACGAGTCCCCTTACCCATCAATGACCTAAAAGAGGG CGTGTATGTGATGGTGGGAGCAGATGTGCAGTTCTCATCATGTCTGCGAGAGGTGGAGACTCCACAAAACCAGCTGCGATGCAGTCAGGAGATGGACCCCTTCATCAGTTGCGACAAGAAGTTCAGAGCTCAGTTCAACATCGACTGGTGCAAGATCTCTCTG GTGGACATCACTAAGGTAGTTCCAGTGTACAGTAATCGCCCAGACCCGGGCACGGGAGTGCTACCGGACATCGGAGAGTACAACCCGCCTCCTGAATCACTGAAAAGTAGGGACTATTTTGCCGACTTCCTGATCACACTGGCTGCACCTTCGGCTGTTGCCCTGGTACTCTTCATCATCCTTGGCTATTCCATGTGCTGCCGACGGGAAGGGGT gaaaaaaagaaacatgCAAACACCAGA TATACAGCTGGTTCACCACAGCTCCATTCAGAAGTCTACTAAGGAGCTTCGCAACATGTCTAAGAACAGGGAGATCTCTTGGCCTCTCTCAACACTGCCAGTCTTTCACCCTGTGAGCGGAGAGGTGGTGCCGCCCATCCACCCCGACAACTACGAGACCACCAGTATGCCACTCATGCAGACGCAGAC aaaTCTTCAAAATCAGATTCAAATACCACAGCAGCAGACTTCTG GTAAATGGTATTCCTGA
- the LOC127650661 gene encoding epsilon-sarcoglycan-like isoform X2: protein MASVSVFVWLIVALIVRSANGIHGQIRALIDSKQRSVSQSGVITILSKSHADRNVYPSAGVLFVHVLEREYFKGEFPPYPKAGDASNDPITFNTNLKGYPDRPGWLRYIQRTPHSDGVLYGSPTAEHVGKPTIIEITAYNRRTFETARHNLVINIMSTEEFPLPYQAEFFIKNINIEEMLASEVLGDFLGAVKNVWQPERLNAINITSALDRGGRVPLPINDLKEGVYVMVGADVQFSSCLREVETPQNQLRCSQEMDPFISCDKKFRAQFNIDWCKISLVDITKVVPVYSNRPDPGTGVLPDIGEYNPPPESLKSRDYFADFLITLAAPSAVALVLFIILGYSMCCRREGVKKRNMQTPDIQLVHHSSIQKSTKELRNMSKNREISWPLSTLPVFHPVSGEVVPPIHPDNYETTSMPLMQTQTNLQNQIQIPQQQTSGDNYCMSTFRRLEVNGIPEERKVAEALNL from the exons ATGGCCTCGGTCAGCGTTTTCGTGTGGCTCATAGTGG CCCTAATTGTTCGTTCTGCCAATGGCATACACGGTCAAATCCGGGCTTTAATCGACTCCAAACAGAGATCTGTGTCGCAGAGTGGCG TGATAACCATCCTGAGTAAGTCACACGCAGACCGCAATGTTTATCCTTCTGCCGGAGTGCTTTTCGTTCATGTGCTTGAGAGAGAATACTTTAAAGGGGAGTTCCCACCTTATCCAAAAGCAG gTGATGCCAGTAATGACCCAATCACATTTAACACCAACCTAAAAGGCTATCCGGACAGGCCTGGATGGCTGCGGTACATTCAGAGAACGCCACATAGTGACGGCGTACTCTATGGCTCACCAACTGCTGAGCATGTGGGCAAGCCAACCATCATAGAG ATTACCGCATATAACAGACGTACTTTTGAAACCGCCAGGCACAACTTGGTCATAAACATCATGTCTACCGAAG AATTTCCCCTGCCCTATCAGGCTGAGTTCTTCATCAAGAACATAAATATTGAAGAGATGTTGGCCAGTGAGGTGTTGGGAGATTTCCTCGGTGCTGTAAAGAATGTGTGGCAGCCAGAGAGGCTCAATGCCATCAATATCACTTCAGCACTGGACAGGGGCGGACGAGTCCCCTTACCCATCAATGACCTAAAAGAGGG CGTGTATGTGATGGTGGGAGCAGATGTGCAGTTCTCATCATGTCTGCGAGAGGTGGAGACTCCACAAAACCAGCTGCGATGCAGTCAGGAGATGGACCCCTTCATCAGTTGCGACAAGAAGTTCAGAGCTCAGTTCAACATCGACTGGTGCAAGATCTCTCTG GTGGACATCACTAAGGTAGTTCCAGTGTACAGTAATCGCCCAGACCCGGGCACGGGAGTGCTACCGGACATCGGAGAGTACAACCCGCCTCCTGAATCACTGAAAAGTAGGGACTATTTTGCCGACTTCCTGATCACACTGGCTGCACCTTCGGCTGTTGCCCTGGTACTCTTCATCATCCTTGGCTATTCCATGTGCTGCCGACGGGAAGGGGT gaaaaaaagaaacatgCAAACACCAGA TATACAGCTGGTTCACCACAGCTCCATTCAGAAGTCTACTAAGGAGCTTCGCAACATGTCTAAGAACAGGGAGATCTCTTGGCCTCTCTCAACACTGCCAGTCTTTCACCCTGTGAGCGGAGAGGTGGTGCCGCCCATCCACCCCGACAACTACGAGACCACCAGTATGCCACTCATGCAGACGCAGAC aaaTCTTCAAAATCAGATTCAAATACCACAGCAGCAGACTTCTG GAGATAATTATTGTATGTCGACTTTTCGGAGATTAGAG GTAAATGGTATTCCTGAGGAGAGGAAGGTGGCAGAAGCTTTAAACCTGTGA
- the LOC127650661 gene encoding epsilon-sarcoglycan-like isoform X6 has product MASVSVFVWLIVVITILSKSHADRNVYPSAGVLFVHVLEREYFKGEFPPYPKAGDASNDPITFNTNLKGYPDRPGWLRYIQRTPHSDGVLYGSPTAEHVGKPTIIEITAYNRRTFETARHNLVINIMSTEAEFPLPYQAEFFIKNINIEEMLASEVLGDFLGAVKNVWQPERLNAINITSALDRGGRVPLPINDLKEGVYVMVGADVQFSSCLREVETPQNQLRCSQEMDPFISCDKKFRAQFNIDWCKISLVDITKVVPVYSNRPDPGTGVLPDIGEYNPPPESLKSRDYFADFLITLAAPSAVALVLFIILGYSMCCRREGVKKRNMQTPDIQLVHHSSIQKSTKELRNMSKNREISWPLSTLPVFHPVSGEVVPPIHPDNYETTSMPLMQTQTNLQNQIQIPQQQTSGDNYCMSTFRRLEVNGIPEERKVAEALNL; this is encoded by the exons ATGGCCTCGGTCAGCGTTTTCGTGTGGCTCATAGTGG TGATAACCATCCTGAGTAAGTCACACGCAGACCGCAATGTTTATCCTTCTGCCGGAGTGCTTTTCGTTCATGTGCTTGAGAGAGAATACTTTAAAGGGGAGTTCCCACCTTATCCAAAAGCAG gTGATGCCAGTAATGACCCAATCACATTTAACACCAACCTAAAAGGCTATCCGGACAGGCCTGGATGGCTGCGGTACATTCAGAGAACGCCACATAGTGACGGCGTACTCTATGGCTCACCAACTGCTGAGCATGTGGGCAAGCCAACCATCATAGAG ATTACCGCATATAACAGACGTACTTTTGAAACCGCCAGGCACAACTTGGTCATAAACATCATGTCTACCGAAG CAGAATTTCCCCTGCCCTATCAGGCTGAGTTCTTCATCAAGAACATAAATATTGAAGAGATGTTGGCCAGTGAGGTGTTGGGAGATTTCCTCGGTGCTGTAAAGAATGTGTGGCAGCCAGAGAGGCTCAATGCCATCAATATCACTTCAGCACTGGACAGGGGCGGACGAGTCCCCTTACCCATCAATGACCTAAAAGAGGG CGTGTATGTGATGGTGGGAGCAGATGTGCAGTTCTCATCATGTCTGCGAGAGGTGGAGACTCCACAAAACCAGCTGCGATGCAGTCAGGAGATGGACCCCTTCATCAGTTGCGACAAGAAGTTCAGAGCTCAGTTCAACATCGACTGGTGCAAGATCTCTCTG GTGGACATCACTAAGGTAGTTCCAGTGTACAGTAATCGCCCAGACCCGGGCACGGGAGTGCTACCGGACATCGGAGAGTACAACCCGCCTCCTGAATCACTGAAAAGTAGGGACTATTTTGCCGACTTCCTGATCACACTGGCTGCACCTTCGGCTGTTGCCCTGGTACTCTTCATCATCCTTGGCTATTCCATGTGCTGCCGACGGGAAGGGGT gaaaaaaagaaacatgCAAACACCAGA TATACAGCTGGTTCACCACAGCTCCATTCAGAAGTCTACTAAGGAGCTTCGCAACATGTCTAAGAACAGGGAGATCTCTTGGCCTCTCTCAACACTGCCAGTCTTTCACCCTGTGAGCGGAGAGGTGGTGCCGCCCATCCACCCCGACAACTACGAGACCACCAGTATGCCACTCATGCAGACGCAGAC aaaTCTTCAAAATCAGATTCAAATACCACAGCAGCAGACTTCTG GAGATAATTATTGTATGTCGACTTTTCGGAGATTAGAG GTAAATGGTATTCCTGAGGAGAGGAAGGTGGCAGAAGCTTTAAACCTGTGA
- the LOC127650661 gene encoding epsilon-sarcoglycan-like isoform X1, whose translation MASVSVFVWLIVALIVRSANGIHGQIRALIDSKQRSVSQSGVITILSKSHADRNVYPSAGVLFVHVLEREYFKGEFPPYPKAGDASNDPITFNTNLKGYPDRPGWLRYIQRTPHSDGVLYGSPTAEHVGKPTIIEITAYNRRTFETARHNLVINIMSTEAEFPLPYQAEFFIKNINIEEMLASEVLGDFLGAVKNVWQPERLNAINITSALDRGGRVPLPINDLKEGVYVMVGADVQFSSCLREVETPQNQLRCSQEMDPFISCDKKFRAQFNIDWCKISLVDITKVVPVYSNRPDPGTGVLPDIGEYNPPPESLKSRDYFADFLITLAAPSAVALVLFIILGYSMCCRREGVKKRNMQTPDIQLVHHSSIQKSTKELRNMSKNREISWPLSTLPVFHPVSGEVVPPIHPDNYETTSMPLMQTQTNLQNQIQIPQQQTSGDNYCMSTFRRLEVNGIPEERKVAEALNL comes from the exons ATGGCCTCGGTCAGCGTTTTCGTGTGGCTCATAGTGG CCCTAATTGTTCGTTCTGCCAATGGCATACACGGTCAAATCCGGGCTTTAATCGACTCCAAACAGAGATCTGTGTCGCAGAGTGGCG TGATAACCATCCTGAGTAAGTCACACGCAGACCGCAATGTTTATCCTTCTGCCGGAGTGCTTTTCGTTCATGTGCTTGAGAGAGAATACTTTAAAGGGGAGTTCCCACCTTATCCAAAAGCAG gTGATGCCAGTAATGACCCAATCACATTTAACACCAACCTAAAAGGCTATCCGGACAGGCCTGGATGGCTGCGGTACATTCAGAGAACGCCACATAGTGACGGCGTACTCTATGGCTCACCAACTGCTGAGCATGTGGGCAAGCCAACCATCATAGAG ATTACCGCATATAACAGACGTACTTTTGAAACCGCCAGGCACAACTTGGTCATAAACATCATGTCTACCGAAG CAGAATTTCCCCTGCCCTATCAGGCTGAGTTCTTCATCAAGAACATAAATATTGAAGAGATGTTGGCCAGTGAGGTGTTGGGAGATTTCCTCGGTGCTGTAAAGAATGTGTGGCAGCCAGAGAGGCTCAATGCCATCAATATCACTTCAGCACTGGACAGGGGCGGACGAGTCCCCTTACCCATCAATGACCTAAAAGAGGG CGTGTATGTGATGGTGGGAGCAGATGTGCAGTTCTCATCATGTCTGCGAGAGGTGGAGACTCCACAAAACCAGCTGCGATGCAGTCAGGAGATGGACCCCTTCATCAGTTGCGACAAGAAGTTCAGAGCTCAGTTCAACATCGACTGGTGCAAGATCTCTCTG GTGGACATCACTAAGGTAGTTCCAGTGTACAGTAATCGCCCAGACCCGGGCACGGGAGTGCTACCGGACATCGGAGAGTACAACCCGCCTCCTGAATCACTGAAAAGTAGGGACTATTTTGCCGACTTCCTGATCACACTGGCTGCACCTTCGGCTGTTGCCCTGGTACTCTTCATCATCCTTGGCTATTCCATGTGCTGCCGACGGGAAGGGGT gaaaaaaagaaacatgCAAACACCAGA TATACAGCTGGTTCACCACAGCTCCATTCAGAAGTCTACTAAGGAGCTTCGCAACATGTCTAAGAACAGGGAGATCTCTTGGCCTCTCTCAACACTGCCAGTCTTTCACCCTGTGAGCGGAGAGGTGGTGCCGCCCATCCACCCCGACAACTACGAGACCACCAGTATGCCACTCATGCAGACGCAGAC aaaTCTTCAAAATCAGATTCAAATACCACAGCAGCAGACTTCTG GAGATAATTATTGTATGTCGACTTTTCGGAGATTAGAG GTAAATGGTATTCCTGAGGAGAGGAAGGTGGCAGAAGCTTTAAACCTGTGA
- the LOC127650661 gene encoding epsilon-sarcoglycan-like isoform X7, translated as MASVSVFVWLIVVITILSKSHADRNVYPSAGVLFVHVLEREYFKGEFPPYPKAGDASNDPITFNTNLKGYPDRPGWLRYIQRTPHSDGVLYGSPTAEHVGKPTIIEITAYNRRTFETARHNLVINIMSTEEFPLPYQAEFFIKNINIEEMLASEVLGDFLGAVKNVWQPERLNAINITSALDRGGRVPLPINDLKEGVYVMVGADVQFSSCLREVETPQNQLRCSQEMDPFISCDKKFRAQFNIDWCKISLVDITKVVPVYSNRPDPGTGVLPDIGEYNPPPESLKSRDYFADFLITLAAPSAVALVLFIILGYSMCCRREGVKKRNMQTPDIQLVHHSSIQKSTKELRNMSKNREISWPLSTLPVFHPVSGEVVPPIHPDNYETTSMPLMQTQTNLQNQIQIPQQQTSGDNYCMSTFRRLEVNGIPEERKVAEALNL; from the exons ATGGCCTCGGTCAGCGTTTTCGTGTGGCTCATAGTGG TGATAACCATCCTGAGTAAGTCACACGCAGACCGCAATGTTTATCCTTCTGCCGGAGTGCTTTTCGTTCATGTGCTTGAGAGAGAATACTTTAAAGGGGAGTTCCCACCTTATCCAAAAGCAG gTGATGCCAGTAATGACCCAATCACATTTAACACCAACCTAAAAGGCTATCCGGACAGGCCTGGATGGCTGCGGTACATTCAGAGAACGCCACATAGTGACGGCGTACTCTATGGCTCACCAACTGCTGAGCATGTGGGCAAGCCAACCATCATAGAG ATTACCGCATATAACAGACGTACTTTTGAAACCGCCAGGCACAACTTGGTCATAAACATCATGTCTACCGAAG AATTTCCCCTGCCCTATCAGGCTGAGTTCTTCATCAAGAACATAAATATTGAAGAGATGTTGGCCAGTGAGGTGTTGGGAGATTTCCTCGGTGCTGTAAAGAATGTGTGGCAGCCAGAGAGGCTCAATGCCATCAATATCACTTCAGCACTGGACAGGGGCGGACGAGTCCCCTTACCCATCAATGACCTAAAAGAGGG CGTGTATGTGATGGTGGGAGCAGATGTGCAGTTCTCATCATGTCTGCGAGAGGTGGAGACTCCACAAAACCAGCTGCGATGCAGTCAGGAGATGGACCCCTTCATCAGTTGCGACAAGAAGTTCAGAGCTCAGTTCAACATCGACTGGTGCAAGATCTCTCTG GTGGACATCACTAAGGTAGTTCCAGTGTACAGTAATCGCCCAGACCCGGGCACGGGAGTGCTACCGGACATCGGAGAGTACAACCCGCCTCCTGAATCACTGAAAAGTAGGGACTATTTTGCCGACTTCCTGATCACACTGGCTGCACCTTCGGCTGTTGCCCTGGTACTCTTCATCATCCTTGGCTATTCCATGTGCTGCCGACGGGAAGGGGT gaaaaaaagaaacatgCAAACACCAGA TATACAGCTGGTTCACCACAGCTCCATTCAGAAGTCTACTAAGGAGCTTCGCAACATGTCTAAGAACAGGGAGATCTCTTGGCCTCTCTCAACACTGCCAGTCTTTCACCCTGTGAGCGGAGAGGTGGTGCCGCCCATCCACCCCGACAACTACGAGACCACCAGTATGCCACTCATGCAGACGCAGAC aaaTCTTCAAAATCAGATTCAAATACCACAGCAGCAGACTTCTG GAGATAATTATTGTATGTCGACTTTTCGGAGATTAGAG GTAAATGGTATTCCTGAGGAGAGGAAGGTGGCAGAAGCTTTAAACCTGTGA
- the LOC127650661 gene encoding epsilon-sarcoglycan-like isoform X4 gives MASVSVFVWLIVALIVRSANGIHGQIRALIDSKQRSVSQSGVITILSKSHADRNVYPSAGVLFVHVLEREYFKGEFPPYPKAGDASNDPITFNTNLKGYPDRPGWLRYIQRTPHSDGVLYGSPTAEHVGKPTIIEITAYNRRTFETARHNLVINIMSTEEFPLPYQAEFFIKNINIEEMLASEVLGDFLGAVKNVWQPERLNAINITSALDRGGRVPLPINDLKEGVYVMVGADVQFSSCLREVETPQNQLRCSQEMDPFISCDKKFRAQFNIDWCKISLVDITKVVPVYSNRPDPGTGVLPDIGEYNPPPESLKSRDYFADFLITLAAPSAVALVLFIILGYSMCCRREGVIQLVHHSSIQKSTKELRNMSKNREISWPLSTLPVFHPVSGEVVPPIHPDNYETTSMPLMQTQTNLQNQIQIPQQQTSGDNYCMSTFRRLEVNGIPEERKVAEALNL, from the exons ATGGCCTCGGTCAGCGTTTTCGTGTGGCTCATAGTGG CCCTAATTGTTCGTTCTGCCAATGGCATACACGGTCAAATCCGGGCTTTAATCGACTCCAAACAGAGATCTGTGTCGCAGAGTGGCG TGATAACCATCCTGAGTAAGTCACACGCAGACCGCAATGTTTATCCTTCTGCCGGAGTGCTTTTCGTTCATGTGCTTGAGAGAGAATACTTTAAAGGGGAGTTCCCACCTTATCCAAAAGCAG gTGATGCCAGTAATGACCCAATCACATTTAACACCAACCTAAAAGGCTATCCGGACAGGCCTGGATGGCTGCGGTACATTCAGAGAACGCCACATAGTGACGGCGTACTCTATGGCTCACCAACTGCTGAGCATGTGGGCAAGCCAACCATCATAGAG ATTACCGCATATAACAGACGTACTTTTGAAACCGCCAGGCACAACTTGGTCATAAACATCATGTCTACCGAAG AATTTCCCCTGCCCTATCAGGCTGAGTTCTTCATCAAGAACATAAATATTGAAGAGATGTTGGCCAGTGAGGTGTTGGGAGATTTCCTCGGTGCTGTAAAGAATGTGTGGCAGCCAGAGAGGCTCAATGCCATCAATATCACTTCAGCACTGGACAGGGGCGGACGAGTCCCCTTACCCATCAATGACCTAAAAGAGGG CGTGTATGTGATGGTGGGAGCAGATGTGCAGTTCTCATCATGTCTGCGAGAGGTGGAGACTCCACAAAACCAGCTGCGATGCAGTCAGGAGATGGACCCCTTCATCAGTTGCGACAAGAAGTTCAGAGCTCAGTTCAACATCGACTGGTGCAAGATCTCTCTG GTGGACATCACTAAGGTAGTTCCAGTGTACAGTAATCGCCCAGACCCGGGCACGGGAGTGCTACCGGACATCGGAGAGTACAACCCGCCTCCTGAATCACTGAAAAGTAGGGACTATTTTGCCGACTTCCTGATCACACTGGCTGCACCTTCGGCTGTTGCCCTGGTACTCTTCATCATCCTTGGCTATTCCATGTGCTGCCGACGGGAAGGGGT TATACAGCTGGTTCACCACAGCTCCATTCAGAAGTCTACTAAGGAGCTTCGCAACATGTCTAAGAACAGGGAGATCTCTTGGCCTCTCTCAACACTGCCAGTCTTTCACCCTGTGAGCGGAGAGGTGGTGCCGCCCATCCACCCCGACAACTACGAGACCACCAGTATGCCACTCATGCAGACGCAGAC aaaTCTTCAAAATCAGATTCAAATACCACAGCAGCAGACTTCTG GAGATAATTATTGTATGTCGACTTTTCGGAGATTAGAG GTAAATGGTATTCCTGAGGAGAGGAAGGTGGCAGAAGCTTTAAACCTGTGA